The Onthophagus taurus isolate NC chromosome 6, IU_Otau_3.0, whole genome shotgun sequence region tacatacaaaaaataattataatttaattttaaatcattaaaacgGAATTATTTTTACCTATTTTATCACCTTTTCCCCTTATATTCACCACAGCACCGCATACATCTTCAGAATTTTCAAACGCTTCCCCAATTAGGCAAAgaatctaattaaaaaataaagttaatttacaGTTCCCTGtaatttataactaaaaagtGAGTCATTGCACAAAAATGTGAAAGGCGAAACTTACAACATCTAGCCAAAATCGATCAAGATCATTTCCACGTTGTTTCTTATCCAAATTAATAAGCCAACGGCCGCCCCTTTTATTAGCATCATCCTCCCACATGGGTCTGATGCCCTTCTTAAATAGCGAATAATCGCAACCTTGCCTAAGCTCGCTAGCCAACTTTATGTGGTTGTAAAGGCTCCAAAAGTCCTCCACCGTTTCAAACGACGCGATTTCCTTCTGGTTCTTTTCCCAGGTGTTGGCACGATCGTTCTCAAAGTACCACAGGGTCCAACAATTTTGCAGAGGGTGTTTCATCGAATAATCTATCGTGTCGATCATCTGATCCGGTTCCTGCCTCTCGTTTTTATCgttctaaacaaataaaaaatgtcgATTAAAACGTGAGGCTCGTCAATATGCTTGCGGAGTATATTTTAGGTTAGGTTCGGGTAGATGATGTTCTAATAAAAAAGCGGTTTATTACCTCGTTTTCTAACGAATTCGTAGACATTTTCGCAGAAGACGTACAGCCCTGTTAGCAAAaagaaagtttaatttttgctttttttgaTTGAGTTACGAGCCGACCACTATCGGCTTCGCACCTAAATTCACTCCAATCAATTAAGcggtttatttaaatttaagaataaaagaaaatgaatttttacttcatttcatcaaattaaatttattgtttttaaaattattatagttAAGTTTATTAACggttaattgaaataaagtaaacatgataaaattaatttttgacagaTTAAAGGTTTAGTTGACTAATTTCACTcaaatgattattaatttattggtttattacagattaataataaatatttgttatatttaggATCAAAAtgatcattttattaatttttattgtataaaaatttattttgacatatttgtcattatTATCTAAAGGAGAAAGAATTTTGTTAAAACGATTTGTAACTAATTTCGCatgaatatttcaaattatgaattaaattttaattattataacgaattttagtgtaaataataattttaatataattttattgactgtattaataaattttattataatcttatttctttttttggatGGAATTTGTTTTGGCTGTTTGAAAGGCGGGTAATTTGAATATGAGGGTGATGAATTTGTGTTTTAAGAAGGAACTTACCCACATTTTTGTTGAGATATGACAATACACTAAAATTCAAAACGAACACAAATGAAACAAATATGTGagtagtttttattttcatcagccaactttaatattttcaaaaatattattttaataatcctgtcaatcaatttattttacatttggTTTGCAATAAAATGAATCCCGATGATCCTGCAAACCCGAATTATACCCAACCAGCCACACTTCCAGTTCCGCAACAAAGTCAACTTCCAAGTTATTTAAGCTTTGGTCATTACAGCATTAATACGAAAGGATATCGAAAGATTGACGATGAGCTCCAGCCCCGCGGAAGTATCATTCTCCCACAACTCCAACAAtcagaaagaaaatttttcgaGATGGTAGCTTGTAATGATATAGCCGCAGTACGAGActttttacaagaaaatccTCATTTTAACATAAACTGTGTGAATTTTCAAGGAGTATCAGCTCTCCATATCGCAGTTCAAAACGTTTCGGAGAATATGGTTGAATTGTTAATAAGCCAACCGGATATTGAAATAGGCGATTGTGTTCTCCATGCAATCCGAGATAaccaaatcaaaattttaaaaattctcttaAATAAACTCCATCAAACAGCTCCAGGATTTGAATTTGTTGGTGTAACTAATAGTTCGGATTTTCCAGAGTATGTCACGCCTTTAATTTTAGCCGCTCAATGCGGTCactttgaaataatcgaactTTTGATCGAAAGAGGACATAAAATCGTTAAACCACATCCTCCAGATTGCCAATGTCACGAATGTCGAGCTCAATACTTAGCGGATGATTTATTACACGGAGAAACGTTGAGATTAAATTTATATCGTGCAGTTTCAAATCCATCTTATATTTGCCATTCGACGTATGACCCAATTTTAACAGCTTTCCAACTATCGAAAGAGTTAATGGATTCGGCTTACGTTGTGCCGCAATTAAAAACTGCCTATCAAGAATTAGCGAATGAAATAAGCCAATTTGCTGTTGATTTAATCGGTTGTTGTAGAAGTACGGAAGAAAtggatttagttttaaaacagGTTGATGGATTGTATGTTTCACCTCATTTTTTGTACCCTCGATTACTTCTGGCTATTGattacaaacaaaaacattttgttgCGCATCCAAATTCGCGGCAAATGATTGATACTGCTTGGCATCGAGAATTTCGCGAATGGAAAtacaaatcgattttaattaaagctttatatcCGTTTTTCAGACTTTTAATGATACCTgttattgctattttatgtTTGGTTATGCCACATCATCATTTAGTTACGTTTTATTCGATTCCAGTGAATAAAATGTTGAGTCACATGGCagcttattttatttttttggttataatttttttggagAGTAACATTGATAAAAAAGAAGCTAAAAGAGGGCCTCCAAATTCAGGGTTGGAGCCGgttatcattatttttgtaattagtaGGATTTGGAGTAGTTTTCGTTTGTGTATGATTAGAGGCCCAGCAAggcatttcaaaaaattatggaATTGGTATGATTTGGtcaattatattttgtatcttttAACGTTTTCTTTCTGGGTTTTTGCTGCTATTGATGTTCGCGATAATGGGCAAGTTGATTTAGAACGGAAGTATTGGCATCATTTGGATTACACTTTAATTGCAGAAGGAACTTTTGCAATAGCCGTTGTGATGTCTTTTTTTCGTACGATGAATTTGATGCGTTTAAACTACATGCTTGGTCCGTTACAAATATGTTTGGGAAAAATGAGTGCTGATATAGCGAGATATCTAACCATGTTtgcattaattataattgctTTTACATGCGGAACTTGTCGCCTATATCACTATTACGAAGGTATGGTtcaaattgataaagaaaCTGGGGTGAAAAAGTCCCAAGAAGATTCTTTTGTAAGTTTCGCCGCCgctttaaaaacttatttttgggCGATTTTTTGTATGTCTGGTTTAAGTTCGGGCGATGTTATCATCGAAACTTTACCCGGAGAACAAGAAAATACTTACATTTACAACACGCACGAGTTTACTGAAGCTGTCGGCTACATTGCCTTCGCCCTTTTCGAAGTAATCATTGTCATCGTTCTTTTAAACATGTTAATTGCGACAATGTCGAATACTTACCAAAGAGTTATTGATAATGTTGATATTGAATACGCGTTTGGAAAAACGGAGTTTTATATGGAATACATGGCCCAAACTTGTCTTCCGCCTCCGCTAAACTTAATTCCTACTGCAAGAGGATTAGGTTCGATTTTTGAGTGGTTGCACGTTTTAACGAAAACGCCCCCACAGAAAAAAGCTCGATTTACTTTAACGAATTGTTGCTTTATTGAAACTGAAATGGACGAACAATTAACGAAGGATTTTCCTATTTTAATGACGCAATTAattcaaagatattttagaGAAAAAGATGTTTCTTCTGATAAAATTTCAACTGATGTTGATGTGGTTAAAcaagatttaaatgaaattagaAGTATTTTAAGGGAATCTTTGCAACCGGTAATAGTTGTTGACTTGGCTGGGGATGATGAAAATCCACCGGGTCAAGGAATTCCAGATCGGATGCcataattactttttaatttaatatttaacacTATATTAGgatttataaccaaaatcTTCATCAATACTGTAcaactttattatattattattgttattattaattttattataattgatAAAATCTGCAAAACTAACCacacttttattttcaaaacagTTTTATAATTATGCTGTAAAATATCACTTTTTCCTCAACAATTGGagatattaacatattttaggacttTTCATTTATACtatactttttcttttaatttaaacattgtttattcaaataaattttgtgctctccaaacatttaatttagatGTTATTGGTCCAAATGTGCTATAATTATCATTCTGCTTGATTTAAAGTATATTGATTAAAGCATAGCTGAacaaataatagtaataagaTTAATATAAAAGCACTTTATTGCAAAACTGTATTGTTCATTttgaaacataacctaaatcaTGTGTCAATAAATAATACCCATAATACCatacaaaaatctattatagCGCCATCTGTTGACGAAAAGtcagttataaaaataaaagctaTGTATTTTGAGAGATTAAGAACAccatttgtaataatttattacctaATAATAAGATTTAAGCGTAAAGCCAATAATTAAGCGGGATTAAAGATGAAAAACGGGCAAAAGAGTATTTggattttacaataaatccATAGACGGCTACATGAAAATCACGTTAGATGTCGCTGATGTCTCAAATTCATTCGACGCACAATTTGGCCAAATTTGGCACAATTTGAGAAAACTAACCTAAAAGGGTCACATACGTTTTTACttctaatattttaattaaatttatcgtttatTGTATaacgtattaataaaaacgaagTTACAGTTGTTAATCATATTAGGGTCGATTACTGAAGTAAgtatctaaaataatttaatagttagtaacataacctaaaaagcatttttagttatttttctcAGATTGGGGAATTAAAAGACAATTATTGAAGCAGTAATATGGATTTGGATTCCAACGTTGTGCCAACGCTCAATTTCAACAAAAGGTACAGTCtattctcttttatttatttcttatctGATGTTAAGTGTACCAATATTAAATGAATGTCTTGatacaaattgtattctacaagtaatttatttatggacATTTTAGTAAGCtctgtttaaaaatttgtcacttaaaatcaaaatttgacaAAAACCATCAATTTCACCTAATTTCCAACTAATTcccttattattaattatcgaAATGGACCGTGATAATTACAAATATGATCCAAACTTACTTGCACCACCGGGAGCTGGAAATAGAGAAGCAGGTGGCCAACAAGGAGGAGAAAACCAACCTGCGGGTGCAACTCTTCAACCAAGATTATCGAGAATGTTCCACTTACCAACCGGATTAAGTATAGGAAGATATAGTTTTAGCGCAAAAGGTTATCGAAAATTAGAGGTCGAACCAGACCTTCAAAAACGAGCGAGTATTCTGTTA contains the following coding sequences:
- the LOC111427902 gene encoding eukaryotic translation initiation factor 4E-1A-like isoform X1; this translates as MWGCTSSAKMSTNSLENENDKNERQEPDQMIDTIDYSMKHPLQNCWTLWYFENDRANTWEKNQKEIASFETVEDFWSLYNHIKLASELRQGCDYSLFKKGIRPMWEDDANKRGGRWLINLDKKQRGNDLDRFWLDVILCLIGEAFENSEDVCGAVVNIRGKGDKIGIWTADAMRAAAVIEIGRKLKDRLRISPKVTIGYQVHKDTIDKAGSVTKNSYTV
- the LOC111427902 gene encoding eukaryotic translation initiation factor 4E-1A-like isoform X2; this encodes MWNDKNERQEPDQMIDTIDYSMKHPLQNCWTLWYFENDRANTWEKNQKEIASFETVEDFWSLYNHIKLASELRQGCDYSLFKKGIRPMWEDDANKRGGRWLINLDKKQRGNDLDRFWLDVILCLIGEAFENSEDVCGAVVNIRGKGDKIGIWTADAMRAAAVIEIGRKLKDRLRISPKVTIGYQVHKDTIDKAGSVTKNSYTV
- the LOC111427901 gene encoding short transient receptor potential channel 4-like, which translates into the protein MNPDDPANPNYTQPATLPVPQQSQLPSYLSFGHYSINTKGYRKIDDELQPRGSIILPQLQQSERKFFEMVACNDIAAVRDFLQENPHFNINCVNFQGVSALHIAVQNVSENMVELLISQPDIEIGDCVLHAIRDNQIKILKILLNKLHQTAPGFEFVGVTNSSDFPEYVTPLILAAQCGHFEIIELLIERGHKIVKPHPPDCQCHECRAQYLADDLLHGETLRLNLYRAVSNPSYICHSTYDPILTAFQLSKELMDSAYVVPQLKTAYQELANEISQFAVDLIGCCRSTEEMDLVLKQVDGLYVSPHFLYPRLLLAIDYKQKHFVAHPNSRQMIDTAWHREFREWKYKSILIKALYPFFRLLMIPVIAILCLVMPHHHLVTFYSIPVNKMLSHMAAYFIFLVIIFLESNIDKKEAKRGPPNSGLEPVIIIFVISRIWSSFRLCMIRGPARHFKKLWNWYDLVNYILYLLTFSFWVFAAIDVRDNGQVDLERKYWHHLDYTLIAEGTFAIAVVMSFFRTMNLMRLNYMLGPLQICLGKMSADIARYLTMFALIIIAFTCGTCRLYHYYEGMVQIDKETGVKKSQEDSFVSFAAALKTYFWAIFCMSGLSSGDVIIETLPGEQENTYIYNTHEFTEAVGYIAFALFEVIIVIVLLNMLIATMSNTYQRVIDNVDIEYAFGKTEFYMEYMAQTCLPPPLNLIPTARGLGSIFEWLHVLTKTPPQKKARFTLTNCCFIETEMDEQLTKDFPILMTQLIQRYFREKDVSSDKISTDVDVVKQDLNEIRSILRESLQPVIVVDLAGDDENPPGQGIPDRMP